From Bradyrhizobium erythrophlei:
CGACGCGCTTCGCCATTGCGGGATCGGAGCTTGCGAGATCGACAGCACAGCCCACGACGAGGCAGCCGCGCCGGCCGGTCTTGCCGTGGCTGTATTCGGCATAGACGGCGAGTGTGGCCCTGACCTTGTCGCGTCCGGTTCGTGTGTTTGCCAGCTCCTGCGCCAGCAGCTCGCTGCGCAGCATGACGTAGCGCTCGAACGCAGCCAGGAAGACGCCACGTTTGTCGCGGAAGGCCTTGTAGAGGCTGCCCTCGGCGATCTCCATCGCAGCCGTGAGTTTGCCGAGCGAGGTGGCGTGATAGCCGTTCTCGCTGAACGTGCCGATGGCCTTGTCCAGCGCGTCATCGAGATCGAACTCCCGTGGGCGTCCGGGACTGCGAGGCCCCGGAGAAGGTGTGACTGATCTGTCCATAGGCGGGATAATAGGAAGAGATCACTTCCTAATCAAGCCTGATTTAGACTTAGTTCGTCATGCGACATAACCACCGTCTATCGTCTGGCTGGAGCCGGTAATGAAACCGGC
This genomic window contains:
- a CDS encoding TetR/AcrR family transcriptional regulator, producing the protein MDRSVTPSPGPRSPGRPREFDLDDALDKAIGTFSENGYHATSLGKLTAAMEIAEGSLYKAFRDKRGVFLAAFERYVMLRSELLAQELANTRTGRDKVRATLAVYAEYSHGKTGRRGCLVVGCAVDLASSDPAMAKRVAAVLASQERRLVEFIREGQEDGSVSSRVDAAVTARLLLCVVQGMRVLGKTGRSREEMSSLVDSTLKLLD